Proteins encoded together in one Solanum lycopersicum chromosome 7, SLM_r2.1 window:
- the LOC138337282 gene encoding uncharacterized protein, whose amino-acid sequence MGGRVDKSINRTKGAYVFRISGHNYHHIGSLLPEIGKKPQFAQLYIYDTDNEIENRINSLMHEEVQVDIVQGICEMLDEHNVLVKSFRIARDRYREQPQREFRLRLLSERINDGRQYNIPTASEVAGLIIGDLTDANFQRDVIVEHRKNGLQRITDLHPSFMSMTYPLIHPYGEDGFRLGIQLVSQSQKTYTREHTTMRQYYGYRIQQRLNEGRTLIQAGRLLQQYIVDGYMTIEEERFRYIRNNQPKLRAVLFGGLMDAVVRGDSDCSQVGKTIILPSSHMGGPRYRAQNYQDAMAICRWAGYPNLFLTFTCNPKWPEIKAMLHLIGQHDDGSRVDIICRVFQIKLAQLMQHIKKDKPFGTVIACIYTIEFQKRGLPHAHILLFLHESQKNPTAEHIDKLISAEIPDLEEDPDGYNAVKNFMIHGPCGQLNPCCPCMRQGKCTKHFPKKYNDQTNFDSDGFPIYRRRNTGVEVKKNGASLDNKYVVPYNRNLLVQFNAHINVEVCNYSRSVKYLFKYVHKGSDRATTIIESTDSTKDNDEIRKYLDCRYISATEACWRIFQFDIHYRQPAVERLPFHLQGQNTNIRIIKGRSLRDIKGMPLPDNTLVRNVGNRLISEELDYDKGKTFLWNTIISKIRSESKIVLPVATLGIAALLLPNGRTAHSRFHIPLDVTPESKCDIKQGSQLVELLKKTCLIIWDEAPMANKYCLEALDKSLRDILRDRYENSCDRPFGGLTIVCGGDFRQILPVIPKGTRADIVDASLNNSHLWPYFSIYELKENMRLTCGKVMGSEAERIASFNRWLLQIGDGSHYVDKKMELIKLPPDISIAPSHNQVESIVDAVYPSLLQNYNDPTYLKERAILTPKNEMVHYLNEKIMNIIPGEGRTYYSSDNVCKASVNTNEEDILYPTEFLNNLRFSGIPNHDIHLKVGSSVMLLRNLNQTEGLCNGTNLMITHLGKWSVNANIISGKNIGTTVTIPRIIMSPNDSKWPFKLNRRQLPLATCYAMTINKSQGQTLQTVGLYLPKQVFTHGQLYVAPSRVTTREGLKILNADEDSEDHTHIKNIVYKEIFQNVYPRLVETHDVTL is encoded by the exons ATGGGAGGCCGAGTTGACAAATCAATCAATCGTACAAAAGGTGCTTATGTATTCAGAATCAGTGGACATAATTATCATCATATTGGCTCTCTCTTACCTGAAATTGGGAAAAAGCCACAATTTgcacaactatatatatatgatacggACAATGAAATAGAAAATCGAATCAACAGTCTAATGCATGAAGAAGTTCAAGTAGACATTGTTCAGGGAATATGTGAAATGCTCGACGAGCATAATGTTCTGGTAAAATCATTTCGTATAGCAAGGGATAGATATAGAGAACAACCACAAAGAGAGTTTCGCCTACGTCTTCTATCAGAAAGGATTAATGATGGTCGGCAATACAATATACCTACGGCTTCGGAAGTAGCTGGATTGATCATTGGCGATCTTACAGATGCTAACTTCCAGCGAGATGTTATTGTTGAACACCGCAAAAATGGGCTCCAAAGGATCACCGATTTACACCCAAGTTTCATGTCAATGACTTACCCATTAATACACCCATACGGTGAAGATGGATTTAGACTGGGAATACAATTGGTGTCTCAAAGCCAAAAAACTTACACACGAGAGCACACAACAATGAGACAATATTATGGATACCGCATACAACAACGACTTAATGAGGGGCGCACACTTATACAGGCTGGCAGGCTACTGCAGCAGTACATTGTGGATGGTTACATGACAATTGAAGAGGAGCGATTTAGATATATACGAAATAACCAACCAAAGCTTCGGGCTGTTCTTTTTGGGGGCTTAATGGATGCTGTTGTGCGTGGAGATTCTGATTGTTCACAGGTCGGGAAAACAATTATATTACCTTCGTCACACATGGGTGGACCTCGCTACAGGGCACAAAATTATCAAGATGCAATGGCTATATGTAGATGGGCTGGATACccaaatttatttcttaccttcacATGTAACCCAAAGTGGCCAGAAATAAAGGCAATGTTGCACCTAATTGGTCAACATGACGATGGTAGTCGGGTAGACATCATATGCAGGGTTTTCCAGATCAAGCTGGCCCAACTAATGCAAcatattaaaaaagataaaccATTCGGGACAGTAATAGCAT gtatatatacaattgagtTCCAGAAAAGAGGCTTGCCACATGCACATATATTGTTGTTCCTTCATGAATCACAAAAAAATCCTACAGCGGAACATATTGACAAACTAATATCCGCTGAAATACCTGACCTTGAGGAAGATCCAGATGGGTATAATGCGGTGAAGAACTTTATGATACACGGACCATGCGGACAACTAAATCCCTGCTGCCCATGTATGAGACAAGGGAAGTGCACAAAGCATTTCCCTAAGAAATACAATGACCAGACAAATTTTGATTCGGATGGATTCCCTATTTATAGGAGACGCAACACAGGTGTTGAAGTGAAGAAAAATGGAGCCAGTCTAGACAACAAATATGTTGTTCCGTACAATAGGAACTTGCTTGTGCAATTTAATGCACACATAAATGTTGAAGTCTGCAACTACTCAAGGTCAGTGAAGTATCTATTCAAGTATGTTCATAAAGGGTCTGATAGAGCAACAACAATAATAGAATCAACAGATTCAACAAAAGACAACGATGAGATCAGAAAGTATCTAGATTGCAGATACATTTCAGCTACCGAAGCATGCTGGAGGATATTTCAATTTGACATACATTACAGACAACCAGCAGTTGAGCGATTACCATTCCATTTACAAGGACAAAACACCAATATTCGAATAATCAAG GGAAGAAGTTTGCGAGACATAAAAGGGATGCCACTGCCAGATAATACATTAGTGCGGAATGTGGGAAATCGCCTAATTAGTGAAGAGCTAGACTATGACAAAG GCAAGACATTTCTATGGAAtacaattatttcaaaaatcagATCAGaatcaaaaatagttctaccAGTCGCCACTTTAGGTATAGCAGCTTTATTGTTGCCGAACGGCAGGACTGCTCATTCGCGGTTCCATATTCCGCTTGACGTCACACCCGAGTCAAAATGTGACATAAAACAAGGAAGCCAATTAGTAGAACTACTAAAGAAAACATGTTTGATAATTTGGGATGAAGCTCCAATGGCAAACAAATATTGTTTAGAAGCCTTAGACAAGAGCTTGAGGGACATTCTTCGAGATAGGTATGAAAATAGTTGTGACAGGCCTTTTGGGGGACTAACAATCGTGTGTGGTGGTGATTTCAGACAAATCCTGCCGGTAATTCCAAAAGGAACAAGAGCTGATATTGTTGATGCGTCTCTAAACAATTCGCACCTCTGGCCCTACTTTTCAATTTATGAACTAAAGGAAAATATGCGTCTTACTTGTGGAAAAGTGATGGGTTCTGAAGCTGAAAGAATTGCAAGTTTTAATAGATGGTTATTGCAGATTGGAGATGGATCACATTATGTTGATAAAAAGATGGAACTCATTAAGCTGCCGCCTGATATATCCATTGCACCATCACACAATCAAGTGGAATCAATTGTAGATGCAGTATATCCATCTCTATTACAGAATTACAACGACCCGACATACTTGAAAGAAAGAGCCATACTAACACCAAAAAATGAAATGGTACATTatctaaatgaaaaaataatgaatattataCCAGGGGAAGGAAGAACCTACTACAGCTCTGACAATGTGTGCAAAGCAAGTGTGAACACTAATGAGGAAGACATATTGTACCCCACTGAATTCCTTAATAACTTACGATTCTCAGGCATCCCTAACCATGATATACACTTAAAAGTAGGAAGTTCGGTTATGCTTCTTAGAAATCTCAATCAAACAGAAGGACTATGCAACGGTACAAACTTAATGATCACACATCTGGGAAAATGGTCTGTAAATGCAAACATCATATCTGGTAAGAACATCGGCACAACAGTCACAATACCCAGAATTATCATGTCTCCAAATGATTCAAAATGGCCATTCAAGCTTAATAGACGGCAACTTCCTTTAGCAACCTGTTATGCCATGACAATCAATAAAAGTCAAGGACAAACTCTTCAGACAGTTGGACTATATCTTCCAAAACAGGTATTCACACATGGACAATTATATGTCGCACCATCACGTGTAACAACAAGAGAaggattgaaaatattaaatgcaGACGAGGACAGTGAAGATCATACacacattaaaaatattgtttacaAAGAAATATTCCAGAATGTATATCCAAGACTTGTAGAAACACATGATGTCACGTTATAA
- the LOC138337283 gene encoding replication protein A 70 kDa DNA-binding subunit D-like: protein MAYSLLSDLDATHDEWLIRVRVCRQWEFINFKRSPKMISLDMILIDEKGTLMHAIIWKNQINKFRDKLSEGFAVIIRNFKVSALTSDYRPVQSNFKITFLRKTAIQKLQDDVVHIPQNGFQFIQPEVIRSRINNNILLSESVGSKWQKRDIHILTDPDDLTIKARITLWEDHGESFYPYVYPNDFGPYNVIITATTVKEFRGELTFATTAASKIYVNLKMDNITALRHKCSKKSVDIVTIASGNSSNVPNAQAMFENGMTVAELLDSEWSPDIELVNRLSKKESNIPPQIQSLCGMELVFKLKLSSFKLKEGLENYTVTKVYVPDEELELQHCINKDKRVKGKEKLEDSTEQTDFNAEGLNTDYSKELSDEEDTFISKQRVYSTKFKKRRNLFIADSEESDDDTIKRTK, encoded by the exons ATGGCCTATTCACTTCTTTCTGATTTGGATGCTACTCACGATGAATGGCTGATTAGAGTCCGAGTCTGTCGGCAGTGggaatttattaatttcaagCGCAGCCCAAAAATGATAAGCCTTGACATGATACTAATTGATGAAAAG GGAACTTTGATGCACGCAATAATATGGAAGAACCAAATCAATAAGTTTCGTGATAAGTTGAGTGAAGGATTTGCAGTCATTATTAGAAACTTCAAAGTTTCAGCATTAACCAGTGACTACAGACCAGTACAGTCGAActttaaaataacatttttgcGGAAAACTGCCATCCAAAAACTACAGGATGATGTTGTCCATATCCCTCAAAATGGTTTTCAGTTTATTCAACCAGAAGTTATTCGCTCAAGgatcaacaacaacattctACTGTCAG AAAGTGTGGGTTCAAAATGGCAGAAGCGCGACATACACATTCTAACCGATCC AGATGATCTGACTATCAAAGCAAGGATAACTTTGTGGGAGGACCATGGCGAATCATTTTACCCCTATGTATATCCCAACGACTTTGGACCCTACAATGTCATTATCACTGCTACAACAGTCAAAGAATTCAGAG GCGAACTAACTTTTGCCACCACCGCTGCAAGTAAAATTTATGTCAATCTTAAAATGGACAACATCACCGCCTTGCGTCATAAATGTTCAAAGAAGTCAGTTGATATTGTAACTATTGCGAGTGGAAACTCAAGTAACGTTCCCAATGCACAAGCTATGTTTGAAAACGGGATGACTGTTGCAGAATTATTAGATTCTGAATGGAGTCCCGACATAGAG TTGGTTAATCGTTTGTCCAAAAAAGAGAGTAATATACCACCCCAGATTCAAAGTCTTTGCGGGATGGAATTGGTCTTCAAACTCAAATTAAGCAGTTTCAAATTGAAAGAAGGGCTGGAAAACTATACAGTCACAAAAGTTTATGTGCCTGATGAAGAATTAGAATTGCAGCACTGCATAAACAAAGACAAAAGGGTTAAG GGTAAAGAGAAATTGGAAGATTCCACTGAACAAACAGACTTCAATGCGGAAGGATTAAACACAGACTACTCTAAAGAACTTTCTGATGAAGAAGACACTTTCATTTCCAAACAAAGAGTTTATTCAACAAAGTTCAAGAAGCGAAGGAACTTATTTATAGCTGACAGTGAAGAGAGTGATGATGACACCATAAAAAGGACAAAGTAG